The Streptomyces sp. NBC_00102 genome segment CGAGGTGTTCGATTCGGGCTCCGGAGCGACGCTCCTCGAAGCGGTCGCGGCGAGCTGCGCCGTACCCGTCGTATGGCCGCCGGTCACCGTGGCAGGCCGGCGCTGGATGGACGGCGGCAGCCGTTCGACCACCAACCTCCACCTCGCGCACGGGTACGAGCGGGTGCTGGCGCTCGCGCCGGTCCCCCGAGCGGTCGGACCGCATCCGAGCGCCACGCGGCAGGCCGCCCAGTTGTCGGCCGACGGAACGCGCGTCCTCCTGCTGTCCCCGGACCGCGCCGCGCGCCGCGTGATGGGCCGCGACATGACCGCCGACGCCCGCCGCCCGGCCGCCGCCCGCGCCGGCCGCACCCAAGCCGGCGCGGCGGCGGCCTCGGTGGCCGGACTCTGGCACGGGTGACGCGGTCCACGGGTGACGCGGTCCACGGGTGACAGCGGGTCCCGCGGGGCGACCGCCGCCGGCTCACACCTCGCGGTCGTCGCGATGGCGTCCCAGGGCGCGGCCGAAGCGTGCCGAGACCGCAGGCATGATGCTTTCGCCGTCCGCGGGCCTGTCCAGCCCGAAGACGTAGCCGGGGAAGTCGAGTTCCTTCTGCACCGCCCAGATCGCCTCGTGTTCCTGCGGCGGAAGCACCTGGACCGGGTCGCCGACTGCGATCCAGCCGATGGGCACCGTCGTGTCCGGGGGCAGCACGGTGCGCAGGTGCACGATTCCATTGATCCGTACCTCGGATCGGGTGCCTATGCGGGCCCCGTTGAAGACCCGGCTGCCGGCCGCCAGGAACACCTCGTCCTCGGCCGTGCACCCGGTCAGGTACGAGCCGGGGCCGACCAGGACCGAACGTCCCAACAGCAGGGGGTCCCGGCGGGTGCCGCGCAGGACCGCGTTCTCCATGACGATGCACCCCTCGCCGAGTTCCACTGCCCCGCCCTCGGCGGTCAGTACCGCGCCGAACAGTACCCGGCAGCCGGGACCGACGCGTACGTCCCCGCAGAGGGTCGCCGTCGGGGCCACATAGGCCGAGGGGTGCACGGTGGGCGACATGCCTTCATGGTCGATGAGCATGTCCGGGATCATGCAGCACATGGTTCGCCGCGGCCAGGACTTTTCGCCCGCCGGGACGGAATCAGCCATCGACGAGCGGCACGCCCGCTGCGTCAGAAAAGAGAAGGAACGCGAAAAAGCCTCTGCCCCGCGAGCGAACTCGCGGGGCAGAGGCCTACATGGGGTGGTGGAGATGGCGGGAATCGAACCCGCGTCCAACGGTGCGGAACCAGGGCTTCTCCGAGTGCAGTTCGCTACGCTTTTCTCGGCCCCGGAGGTCACGCGAACAAGCCTCCGACAGGCTCAGTCACTGTTTGATTTCCTTCCAAACCCCGTGACCGGGCTTAGAAGTTTAGATCCCTAGTTGATGCCAGGATCCGGGTCGGGATCACCCCCGGGCTGACACTCCGCGGAGTCTTCGCTAGCTGCTAATTAGGCAGCGAGAGCGAAGGCGGAGGAATCGCGCTTGGAATTGGCGATTATTGTTTGCGACATATGGTTTACGAGATCATTGTCGCTTCCTCGACTCGCTTCCCCTGCTTCGACATCCGCTGTCGAAACCGATCATCCCCATGTTGATTTTTCAATACGCGCACCCTCGCTGGGGTGCACGGCCCATCGTACGTGACCAACGGCGGACGATGCCAGCGTATTCCCGCCGGTCACCCTTCCCGAGTGCCCGCTCCGGGCCCCGGTACGCACGCGAGAGCGCCCCGCGACCGTCCGGTCACGCGCTGCGCTGCCGGCGGCGGGCCGCCGAGATGGCGCGGTTGGTCTCGCGGGTGTCCTGCTTCTCGCGGAGCGTCTGGCGCTTGTCGTACTCCTTCTTGCCCTTCGCGAGCGCGATCTCGACCTTGACCCGGCCGTCCTTGAAGTACAGGGCGAGCGGGACGATGGTGTGCCCGGTCTCCTTGGACTTCGACTCCAGCTTGTCGATCTCGGCCCGGTGCATCAGCAGCTTCCGCTT includes the following:
- a CDS encoding gamma carbonic anhydrase family protein, with the translated sequence MIPDMLIDHEGMSPTVHPSAYVAPTATLCGDVRVGPGCRVLFGAVLTAEGGAVELGEGCIVMENAVLRGTRRDPLLLGRSVLVGPGSYLTGCTAEDEVFLAAGSRVFNGARIGTRSEVRINGIVHLRTVLPPDTTVPIGWIAVGDPVQVLPPQEHEAIWAVQKELDFPGYVFGLDRPADGESIMPAVSARFGRALGRHRDDREV